In Acidimicrobiales bacterium, a single window of DNA contains:
- a CDS encoding DinB family protein produces MSTLQTTTEREDLLETLAKHRHFLRYTVRDLTREQATERTAASELTLAGLIKHVTAVEANWATFILEGAPQEPPDLDDAAQFAEWRDGFQMLAGESLAGLLECYAATARRTDEIVASVASLDDSHALPVAPWFEPGARWSARRTLLHIIAETAQHAGHADIIRESLDGAKTMG; encoded by the coding sequence ATGAGCACGCTGCAGACCACCACCGAGCGCGAGGACCTCCTCGAGACGCTCGCCAAGCACCGTCACTTCCTCCGTTACACGGTGCGCGACCTGACGCGCGAGCAGGCGACCGAGCGGACGGCCGCGAGCGAGCTCACGCTGGCCGGCCTGATCAAGCACGTGACCGCCGTGGAGGCGAACTGGGCGACCTTCATCCTCGAGGGAGCGCCGCAGGAGCCGCCGGACCTCGACGACGCGGCGCAGTTCGCCGAATGGCGCGACGGCTTTCAGATGCTCGCGGGGGAGTCCCTCGCCGGGCTGCTGGAGTGCTACGCCGCGACCGCCCGCCGGACCGACGAGATCGTGGCCAGCGTCGCGAGCCTCGATGACTCCCACGCGCTCCCGGTCGCGCCGTGGTTCGAGCCGGGCGCGCGCTGGTCGGCGCGGCGCACGCTGCTGCACATCATCGCCGAGACGGCGCAGCACGCCGGCCACGCCGACATCATCCGCGAGTCGCTCGACGGCGCGAAGACGATGGGCTAG
- a CDS encoding YafY family protein, which produces MAPTSSRLLRLLSLLQRRRHWGGAELAEHLEVSPRTLRRDVERLRELGYPVDARRGVDGGYQLAAGAALPPLMLDDEEAIALGVGLSVAVQGATVSGIAEASARALAKVATVMPPRLRRQVDALAAMTVPAVWGGGALTSLDPAALAVIAQASRDGEHLEFDYTARDGEESHRSVEPHRLVLLGRRWYLVAWDLGRFDWRSFRVDRLCSPATTGARSMPRELPGGDAVAFVRSGIENAPLAHRIEAVVHADADAVRARIGAWASVEELDEDRCLVTINADSFEWPAMGLGLVGAEFEVRSPPEFADYLGAWSGRFGRAAAAPAAAT; this is translated from the coding sequence ATGGCACCGACGAGTTCCCGGCTGCTGCGTCTGCTCTCGCTCCTGCAGCGGCGGCGGCACTGGGGTGGCGCGGAGCTCGCCGAGCACCTCGAGGTCTCCCCACGCACGCTGCGGCGCGACGTCGAGCGCCTCCGCGAGCTCGGCTACCCGGTGGACGCGCGGCGGGGCGTCGACGGCGGCTACCAGCTGGCGGCGGGCGCGGCGCTGCCGCCGCTGATGCTCGACGACGAGGAGGCGATCGCGCTCGGAGTCGGGCTCTCGGTCGCGGTGCAGGGCGCGACGGTCAGCGGGATCGCGGAGGCCTCGGCGCGCGCCCTCGCCAAAGTGGCGACGGTGATGCCTCCTCGGCTGCGACGACAGGTGGACGCGCTCGCGGCGATGACGGTGCCGGCGGTCTGGGGGGGAGGCGCGCTCACGAGCCTCGACCCCGCGGCGCTCGCTGTGATCGCGCAGGCCAGCCGCGACGGCGAGCACCTCGAGTTCGACTACACGGCGCGCGACGGCGAGGAGAGCCACCGGAGCGTCGAGCCGCACCGCCTCGTGCTGCTCGGTCGGCGGTGGTACCTCGTGGCGTGGGACCTCGGCCGCTTCGACTGGCGGAGCTTTCGCGTCGATCGCCTCTGCTCGCCGGCGACGACGGGCGCCCGATCGATGCCCCGCGAGCTCCCGGGCGGGGACGCCGTCGCCTTCGTCCGGAGCGGGATCGAGAACGCCCCGCTCGCGCATCGCATCGAGGCGGTCGTCCACGCCGACGCCGACGCCGTGCGCGCACGCATCGGCGCCTGGGCGTCGGTCGAGGAGCTCGACGAGGACCGCTGCCTCGTGACGATCAACGCCGACAGCTTCGAGTGGCCGGCGATGGGGCTCGGCCTCGTCGGAGCGGAGTTCGAGGTGCGCTCACCGCCCGAGTTCGCCGACTACCTCGGCGCCTGGAGCGGACGGTTCGGTCGCGCCGCAGCCGCTCCCGCTGCGGCGACCTGA